From one Culex quinquefasciatus strain JHB chromosome 3, VPISU_Cqui_1.0_pri_paternal, whole genome shotgun sequence genomic stretch:
- the LOC119770290 gene encoding uncharacterized protein LOC119770290, with amino-acid sequence MARYIAVAIALSILEMVTCTVRFSNLSYELNPEYIKGTINVKIDKEVYSIGLNADVLKRIDGMFWVMPVFSKKIKDSYVPLVDLKLDTCKTDPTLAENPVIRLIAAEARKFVSFGLMCPYEPGHYTVNDFTIDNSNAMINFIPKGSYHVSINTHHQSFGSNDLNKVMSLSFYADFE; translated from the exons ATGGCTAGATACATAGCAGTTGCGATCGCTCTTTCTATTCTGGAAATG GTGACGTGCACAGTACGGTTCTCAAATCTTTCCTACGAATTGAATCCGGAATATATAAAAGGAACAATCAATGTTAAAATTGATAAGGAAGTGTATTCCATTGGATTGAATGCTGACGTGTTAAAGCGAATTGATGGAATGTTTTGG GTAATGCCCGTTTTCTCCAAGAAAATAAAAGACAGTTATGTTCCGTTGGTCGATTTGAAATTGGATACATGTAAAACTGATCCCACCTTAGCGGAAAATCCAGTGATTCGTTTGATAGCAGCAGAAGCAAGGAAGTTTGTTAGTTTTGGATTGATGTGTCCTTATGAGCCC GGACACTACACAGTGAATGATTTCACCATCGACAACAGCAACGCTATGATAAACTTCATCCCCAAAGGAAGCTACCACGTGAGCATCAATACACACCATCAATCTTTCGGAAGCAACGACCTGAACAAAGTGATGAGCTTGTCATTTTACGCCGATTTTGAGTAG